Proteins co-encoded in one Dermacentor albipictus isolate Rhodes 1998 colony unplaced genomic scaffold, USDA_Dalb.pri_finalv2 scaffold_30, whole genome shotgun sequence genomic window:
- the LOC135909842 gene encoding putative nuclease HARBI1, with protein MAAFGAAIELAFSDESSSSSSSSSDDSDCEMTQVLYEAFFPEAFSEPPRKCPRIVRFVEEVVRLYSDEEFRRNFGVSRSVAEDLIRRFEDSEFYPRSDRGGSPSKTAEEHVLIFLWFAANKACLRDVASRFGIGDATAFRNVERMLDYLVDIAKELIIFPADLNQLSADFEQVSGVPSTIGCIDGSYVSVRCPAKKVRSTYVNRHNYPSLTLQAVCDYKKRFLDVTIGNPSKIHDSRIFRKSRLAEWLPSICCSGRFHVLGDAAYPLRDCLITPFRDYGRLDSRQRAFNLKFSATRVKIENAFGDLKGRFRELLHLDFFFVDKMNKFIIACCVLHNLCISCGDVDVPPYSDDASSAWDWQAPPDDDSQNCGPLTSSEAALRRQGEAKRECLLQAMYI; from the exons atggctgcgttcggtgctgctatagagctcgcgtttagcgatgagagttCGAGTAGCAGCTCTTCcagctcggacgacagcgattgCGAGATGACGCAAGTACTCTACGAAGCTTTCTTTCCAGAGGCATTCTCAGAACCACCGCGCAAATGTCCTAGGATTGTCAGATTCGTTGAGGAAGTTGTGCGGCTATACTCGGATGAGGAG TTTCGCAGGAACTTCGGAGTTTCTAGAAGTGTAGCGGAGGACCTGATACGGCGGTTTGAGGACTCCGAGTTCTATCCACGTAGTGATCGTGGCGGGTCCCCTTCGAAAACCGCTGAAGAGCACGTTCTGATCTTCCTTTG GTTCGCTGCAAACAAGGCGTGTCTGAGGGATGTGGCTAGTCGATTCGGCATCGGGGATGCTACGGCGTTCAGGAATGTTGAGCGGATGCTTGATTATCTAGTGGACATCGCCAAAGAACTCATAATATTCCCAGCAGACCTCAATCAGCTGTCGGCAGACTTTGAGCAA GTGTCGGGTGTGCCCAGTACTATTGGATGTATCGATGGCTCCTATGTAAGCGTACGATGTCCTGCCAAGAAGGTGCGCTCTACATATGTAAACAGGCACAACTACCCGTCGTTGACTCTGCAAGCTGTATGTGACTACAAGAAGAGGTTTCTTGACGTCACAATTGGCAATCCGAGTAAAATTCATGATTCAAGGATCTTCAGAAAGTCTAGGCTTGCCGAGTGGTTGCCTAGCATTTGTTGCTCTGGGAGGTTCCATGTTCTTGGGGATGCTGCTTATCCACTGCGTGATTGTCTCATCACACCATTTCGTGACTATGGACGTTTAGATTCAAGACAACGAGCCTTTAACCTAAAATTTTCGGCCACGAGGGTCAAAATTGAGAACGCCTTCGGGGACCTCAAGGGCAGGTTCCGCGAGCTGCTGCacttggattttttttttgttgataaGATGAACAAGTTCATCATTGCTTGTTGTGTTTTGCACAACCTGTGTATTAGTTGTGGTGATGTCGATGTGCCACCATATAGTGACGACGCAAGCTCAGCATGGGACTGGCAAGCACCACCAGATGACGACAGCCAGAACTGCGGCCCCCTGACATCAAGTGAAGCTGCACTGCGTCGACAAGGGGAAGCGAAGCGGGAATGCTTGCTTCAAGCAATGTACATTTGA